A genomic region of Halostagnicola larsenii XH-48 contains the following coding sequences:
- a CDS encoding MATE family efflux transporter: MTLRDHLNAIFKSPEELDLTSGGIAKPLMYLSIPLIITNLLQVTYNLADTFWLGQHSTTSLAAISFAFPMVFFLIALALGVSVAGSVLVAQHTGADQEREAEYAASQTVTYSIIVSVVLGAFGYVFVGDVLGLLGASDSVAPLVADYMRVYSVGLIAVFGFFVFLALMRGYGDTVTPMIVMFGSVVLNIILDPFFIFGFEANPLFGYLGLGGLEAELFALTGYAGSGIEGAAIATVFSRTLAFAVGLGILFRGSHGVQIHVSEMMPDIEYGRQLFDIGMPASVEGTARALSINLLLVIIAMFPESVVAAFGIGTRVFSVIFLPAIAFSQGIETMTGQNIGADKIDRAERTNHFGAKVLAVGLSGLGVIVFLAAAPIVAVFTTDPDVVAEGALFLRFTSLTFGFMGVMRAYSGGFRGAGKTLIAAVISVLTLGVIRFPLAWIGAERIGSTGVWLAFAVSTVIGGIIAFCWFRLGTWRDGNVTRGPTELGEESVANDD; this comes from the coding sequence GTGACGCTTCGAGACCACCTCAACGCGATATTCAAATCACCGGAGGAACTCGACCTCACTTCGGGAGGGATCGCAAAACCGCTGATGTATCTCTCGATTCCACTGATCATCACGAATCTGCTTCAGGTCACCTACAATCTCGCGGACACGTTCTGGCTCGGCCAGCATAGCACGACTTCTCTCGCGGCGATCAGCTTTGCGTTTCCGATGGTCTTTTTCCTCATTGCACTCGCACTCGGCGTCTCGGTTGCTGGCAGTGTCCTCGTCGCCCAGCACACCGGTGCTGACCAGGAGCGGGAAGCGGAGTACGCCGCGTCTCAGACGGTAACGTACTCGATAATTGTGTCGGTCGTACTCGGGGCTTTCGGCTACGTCTTTGTCGGTGACGTCCTCGGGCTTCTCGGCGCATCCGACAGCGTTGCCCCGCTCGTTGCCGATTACATGCGTGTGTACTCAGTCGGACTGATCGCCGTCTTTGGATTCTTCGTTTTTCTCGCGCTAATGCGGGGCTACGGCGACACGGTTACGCCAATGATCGTGATGTTCGGTTCGGTTGTGCTTAATATCATCCTCGACCCATTCTTTATCTTCGGGTTCGAAGCAAATCCACTGTTTGGCTATCTGGGATTGGGCGGGCTCGAAGCTGAACTGTTTGCTCTCACAGGGTATGCGGGTTCGGGAATCGAGGGTGCGGCCATCGCGACCGTTTTCTCGCGAACGCTCGCATTTGCCGTTGGACTTGGGATTCTGTTCCGCGGCTCTCACGGCGTCCAAATTCACGTCTCCGAGATGATGCCGGATATCGAATACGGCCGCCAACTATTTGATATCGGCATGCCCGCCTCCGTCGAGGGGACCGCTCGAGCGCTTTCGATCAACCTGTTGTTGGTCATCATCGCGATGTTCCCCGAATCAGTTGTCGCGGCGTTCGGCATCGGCACGCGGGTCTTTTCGGTCATCTTCCTCCCCGCCATCGCGTTTTCACAGGGGATAGAAACCATGACCGGACAGAATATCGGTGCCGACAAGATCGATCGGGCGGAACGAACCAACCACTTCGGCGCGAAGGTACTGGCGGTCGGGCTCAGCGGGCTCGGTGTGATCGTCTTTCTCGCCGCAGCGCCGATCGTCGCCGTCTTTACGACGGATCCCGACGTCGTCGCTGAGGGGGCGTTGTTCCTGCGATTCACGTCGTTGACGTTCGGATTCATGGGGGTCATGCGCGCCTACAGCGGCGGTTTCCGCGGAGCCGGGAAAACCCTGATCGCCGCGGTTATCTCGGTCCTCACGCTCGGTGTGATTCGTTTCCCGCTCGCGTGGATCGGTGCAGAACGCATCGGTTCGACCGGCGTCTGGCTCGCGTTCGCTGTCTCGACCGTCATCGGCGGTATCATCGCCTTTTGCTGGTTCCGCCTGGGAACGTGGCGCGATGGAAACGTCACCAGGGGTCCAACTGAACTCGGCGAGGAATCCGTCGCCAATGACGACTGA
- a CDS encoding universal stress protein: MTILAAVGEAHRSNEVVSIGYDLATAYDDDLIVLHVIPDEDFEEHKAEIERQSHGVQDFSFTQEEESAARFSERVVDRSLEEYDYDRITTKGRVGDPASAIFTEARSVDPRYLVIGGRQRSPVGKAIFGSVTQDILLRSDWPVVTAMVE, encoded by the coding sequence ATGACGATACTCGCAGCAGTAGGAGAAGCGCACCGATCGAACGAAGTCGTCTCGATCGGCTACGATCTCGCAACGGCGTACGATGACGATTTGATCGTTCTTCACGTGATCCCTGACGAGGACTTCGAAGAGCACAAAGCAGAAATCGAACGCCAATCACACGGTGTGCAGGACTTTTCGTTCACCCAGGAGGAAGAAAGCGCGGCCCGGTTCAGCGAGCGAGTCGTCGATCGATCGCTCGAAGAGTACGACTACGACCGAATAACCACGAAGGGTCGAGTTGGAGATCCGGCTTCAGCCATTTTCACAGAAGCACGGTCAGTCGATCCTCGATATCTGGTTATCGGTGGTCGACAGCGCTCACCGGTTGGGAAAGCAATCTTTGGAAGCGTAACACAGGATATCTTGTTACGTTCGGACTGGCCCGTTGTCACAGCGATGGTTGAGTAG
- a CDS encoding zinc-binding dehydrogenase — MRAALFHGIEDMTVEDVDEPTPEAGEILVDVAACGICGSDLHFYTEGLHGDAELPVTLGHEVGGTVIQTGDGVDIEEGTDVVLSPHTPCMECWCCKDGLYNLCTNLNATSAKPGGYAEKVVESADNAITLPDGVSPEDAAIAQPVSVGLHAVRESPLGIGDSTLVVGAGPIGLGVVRFAKSTGAGPIFVSEPQESRQEVALELGADVVIDPTEEDPVERVHEETGTGVDVAFEAVGHQETFNQAIESTRANGHTTVIGVFSGEAEISPQSLVSHQRSISGSTSHQLGPRVTKEYNAVLRQLESGELDADRYVTSRIGLEDVVEDGFETLLEADNEERKILVCP; from the coding sequence ATGAGAGCTGCACTTTTCCACGGTATAGAAGACATGACAGTCGAAGATGTGGATGAACCAACGCCCGAAGCGGGTGAGATCCTGGTAGACGTCGCAGCGTGTGGGATCTGCGGGTCCGATCTTCACTTCTACACGGAGGGGCTCCACGGAGACGCGGAGCTACCTGTTACGCTCGGCCACGAGGTCGGCGGAACAGTCATCCAGACCGGAGACGGTGTGGATATCGAGGAGGGGACGGACGTTGTACTCAGCCCACACACTCCGTGTATGGAGTGTTGGTGCTGTAAAGACGGCCTATACAATCTCTGTACCAACCTGAACGCGACCTCCGCAAAACCGGGCGGGTACGCGGAGAAAGTAGTCGAAAGCGCAGATAACGCGATTACACTTCCGGACGGCGTTTCTCCGGAGGATGCGGCGATCGCCCAGCCAGTAAGCGTCGGCCTTCACGCCGTCCGCGAGTCGCCACTCGGGATCGGAGACAGTACGCTGGTGGTGGGCGCGGGACCGATCGGGTTGGGCGTCGTTCGATTTGCGAAGTCGACCGGAGCGGGGCCGATTTTCGTCTCGGAGCCCCAGGAATCCCGACAGGAGGTCGCGCTGGAACTCGGGGCCGACGTAGTGATCGATCCAACCGAGGAGGACCCAGTCGAGCGCGTCCACGAGGAGACCGGCACCGGTGTCGACGTCGCGTTCGAAGCCGTCGGTCATCAGGAGACGTTCAATCAGGCGATCGAATCGACGCGAGCCAACGGTCACACCACGGTGATCGGCGTATTCAGCGGTGAGGCTGAAATATCCCCACAAAGTCTCGTGAGTCACCAGCGGTCGATTTCCGGATCGACGTCCCATCAGTTGGGGCCCCGAGTGACCAAGGAGTACAACGCAGTACTTCGCCAGCTCGAAAGCGGCGAACTCGACGCCGATCGGTACGTCACCTCGCGGATCGGGCTCGAGGATGTCGTCGAGGACGGATTCGAAACCCTCCTCGAGGCGGACAACGAAGAACGTAAAATTCTCGTCTGCCCCTGA
- a CDS encoding UGSC family (seleno)protein encodes MGLVTPSSSGNDTEQKPLVPRVDSVEGKHIGLYDNGKPAAEPLLTAVQEKLSARYPDATFEWYHVEHLNQIKNDDEQESVVDWAEGVDTAIGAIGDCGSCTKFLAWGIELIEDAGTPGVGLIDEGFELDYQSNAVERGRPLRYKKTPVRCETTDLERVREEVSEEVVDGIVEELTNPLSDKERAEPAPQ; translated from the coding sequence ATGGGTCTAGTAACACCCTCTTCGTCGGGTAACGACACCGAACAGAAACCGCTCGTGCCCCGAGTCGACTCTGTAGAGGGCAAACATATCGGGCTGTACGACAACGGGAAGCCGGCGGCCGAACCGCTGTTGACCGCCGTTCAGGAAAAACTCTCCGCGCGCTATCCCGATGCGACGTTCGAATGGTATCACGTCGAACACTTAAACCAGATAAAGAACGACGACGAACAGGAGAGCGTCGTCGACTGGGCCGAGGGTGTCGACACCGCTATCGGGGCGATCGGCGACTGCGGTTCCTGCACCAAGTTTCTCGCGTGGGGCATCGAACTCATCGAGGATGCCGGGACGCCGGGAGTCGGACTGATCGACGAGGGCTTCGAACTGGACTACCAGTCGAACGCCGTCGAGCGCGGCCGCCCCCTTCGCTACAAGAAGACGCCCGTCCGATGTGAGACGACGGATCTCGAGCGTGTCCGCGAGGAAGTGAGCGAGGAAGTCGTCGACGGCATCGTCGAGGAACTGACGAACCCACTGAGTGACAAGGAACGAGCGGAGCCAGCGCCGCAGTAA
- a CDS encoding aldehyde dehydrogenase family protein, which yields MASSSDSDSQSKETILSRHRTAAEEVVSDHTQLYIGGEWQDAASGETFDTLDPTTGEVLASVPRGRAEDVDRAIEAAWDTYEREWSETTTSERQAVLLEIADRVEAHSEELAKLETLDNGKTLMEARIDMNTTAEQFRYFAGVVESDRGQTEDGDGYHGKVIHEPYGVVGQIIPWNFPLAMASWKLAPALAAGNCSVIKPAEQTPLSLLRLMELVDDVVPDGVVNVVTGYGEEAGAPLSKHEGVRKIAFTGSTVVGKQIMRNAADNVTDVTLELGGKSPIVVHEDADPQAAVETIAFAIFANTGECCEAGSRLFVHEDVADDVLEGLIGAAEGMTVGDPLDEATDLGPKVSHEQVERTTNYLESAREGGAEFLAGGEPPEDEALEDGCFVAPTLVEGLDHEHEAVQEEIFGPVLEVFRWEDYDEMMTLANDVDYGLAGGVITNDIEKADRTAHDIEAGYIWVNTWHEMSPGLPYGGYKQSGIGRELSVDTLDHYTQTKSIKYGLH from the coding sequence ATGGCTAGTTCAAGCGATAGCGATAGTCAGTCGAAAGAAACGATCCTCTCGCGGCACCGAACGGCAGCCGAAGAGGTCGTTTCCGATCACACACAACTGTATATCGGCGGTGAGTGGCAGGACGCTGCGAGCGGAGAGACGTTCGACACCCTCGATCCGACGACCGGCGAAGTGCTCGCCTCGGTCCCACGGGGGCGGGCGGAAGACGTCGATCGCGCCATCGAGGCCGCGTGGGATACGTACGAACGAGAGTGGTCAGAGACGACCACGAGCGAGCGCCAGGCGGTCCTCTTGGAGATCGCAGACCGCGTCGAAGCGCACTCGGAAGAACTCGCGAAGCTCGAGACGCTCGACAACGGAAAAACGCTGATGGAAGCGCGGATCGATATGAACACGACGGCCGAGCAGTTTCGATATTTCGCCGGCGTGGTCGAAAGCGACCGCGGGCAGACCGAAGACGGTGACGGGTACCACGGAAAAGTGATCCACGAGCCCTACGGCGTCGTCGGGCAGATCATCCCGTGGAACTTCCCGCTGGCGATGGCGTCGTGGAAACTCGCACCGGCGCTCGCGGCGGGTAACTGTTCGGTGATCAAACCCGCCGAACAGACGCCGCTCTCGTTGCTCCGACTGATGGAACTCGTCGACGATGTCGTTCCCGATGGCGTCGTGAACGTCGTAACCGGCTACGGCGAGGAAGCCGGAGCACCGCTTTCTAAACACGAGGGTGTCCGAAAAATAGCCTTTACCGGATCGACCGTCGTTGGCAAACAGATCATGCGCAACGCTGCCGACAACGTGACCGACGTCACGCTCGAGCTCGGCGGCAAGAGCCCGATCGTCGTTCACGAAGACGCGGATCCCCAGGCGGCGGTCGAGACCATCGCCTTCGCTATCTTCGCAAACACCGGCGAGTGCTGTGAAGCGGGATCGCGGCTCTTCGTCCACGAGGACGTCGCCGACGATGTCCTCGAGGGTCTGATCGGAGCCGCGGAGGGAATGACCGTCGGCGACCCGCTCGACGAAGCGACCGATCTCGGACCGAAAGTCTCCCACGAGCAGGTCGAACGGACGACGAACTACCTCGAAAGCGCTCGCGAAGGTGGTGCGGAGTTCCTCGCGGGTGGCGAGCCGCCGGAGGACGAGGCGCTCGAAGACGGGTGTTTCGTCGCTCCGACGCTCGTCGAAGGGCTCGACCACGAGCACGAGGCCGTCCAAGAGGAAATCTTCGGTCCGGTCCTGGAGGTGTTCCGCTGGGAGGATTACGACGAGATGATGACCCTCGCCAACGACGTTGACTACGGCCTCGCTGGCGGGGTGATCACGAACGATATCGAAAAGGCCGACCGAACGGCCCACGATATCGAGGCGGGCTACATCTGGGTCAACACCTGGCACGAGATGTCCCCCGGTCTCCCCTACGGCGGGTACAAACAGTCCGGAATCGGTCGTGAACTGTCCGTCGATACGCTCGATCACTACACGCAGACCAAGAGCATCAAATACGGCCTCCACTGA
- a CDS encoding GMC family oxidoreductase, producing MANTYDYVIVGAGSAGCVLANRLSADEDTDVLLLESGIPDEKAEIHNPTMFPHLMQSEVDWDYSTVPQEGLNGRKEYWPRGKTLGGTSAINAMMYVRGNPWDYDRWAELGNDGWSYDEIRPYFKRIEDFEGGESEHHGEGGPLRVEQEHPYGEVTNALIDAAVEVGFDRNEDVNAGQQEGMGPLPLTVKDGERQSTAVAYLHPVLDRENLTAQTGAHVTRIEFEGDTATGVTYVQDGSTYTVDAAQEVVLSAGTINSAQLLMLSGVGPADHLNEHGIDVEINLPGVGRNLQDHLVASSAYELLGDPEIEPGEVLCQVTGFERTSPDLLAPDLQYFLARVYFMRHGFDNPEEGAGMTPSTTLLHPESRGRITLASDDPFDDPLIDPNYLEKEADLEKLVEGLKRTREIGHASALEEYRGEEVWPKGEVESDEDLREHIRETVQTIYHPVGTCKMGDDEMAVVDERLRVHGLNGLRVADASIMPQITTGNTNAPTIAIAEKASDMIRDLE from the coding sequence ATGGCGAACACATACGACTACGTCATCGTTGGTGCCGGCTCCGCCGGTTGCGTGCTCGCGAACCGTCTCTCGGCCGACGAAGATACCGATGTACTACTACTCGAATCGGGAATACCCGATGAGAAAGCGGAGATTCACAATCCGACGATGTTCCCTCACCTGATGCAATCCGAGGTGGACTGGGACTACTCGACAGTCCCGCAGGAGGGACTCAACGGTCGCAAAGAGTACTGGCCCCGCGGCAAGACGCTCGGGGGTACCTCGGCGATTAACGCGATGATGTACGTGCGAGGGAATCCGTGGGACTACGACCGCTGGGCCGAATTGGGCAACGACGGCTGGAGCTACGACGAGATACGTCCGTACTTCAAGCGGATCGAAGACTTCGAGGGCGGCGAATCCGAACACCACGGTGAAGGCGGTCCGCTCCGCGTCGAACAGGAGCATCCCTACGGTGAGGTCACGAACGCATTGATCGACGCTGCCGTCGAAGTCGGCTTCGACAGAAACGAAGACGTCAACGCCGGGCAACAGGAGGGAATGGGCCCGCTCCCCCTTACCGTCAAAGACGGCGAGCGACAGAGCACCGCGGTGGCGTACCTCCATCCGGTGTTGGACCGCGAGAATTTGACGGCCCAGACGGGAGCCCACGTAACCCGGATCGAGTTCGAAGGCGACACCGCTACGGGTGTCACGTACGTCCAGGACGGGTCCACATATACCGTCGACGCAGCACAAGAGGTCGTCCTCTCTGCCGGAACGATCAATTCAGCGCAACTGCTCATGCTCTCGGGTGTCGGTCCGGCGGACCACCTCAACGAGCACGGCATCGACGTTGAGATCAATCTCCCCGGGGTCGGTCGAAATCTCCAGGATCACTTGGTCGCTTCCTCGGCGTACGAGCTTCTGGGCGACCCCGAGATCGAACCGGGGGAAGTACTCTGTCAGGTCACCGGGTTCGAACGGACCAGCCCCGACCTTCTCGCTCCCGATCTTCAGTATTTCCTGGCTCGAGTGTACTTTATGCGGCACGGATTCGACAACCCCGAGGAGGGCGCTGGGATGACGCCCAGCACCACGCTGCTTCACCCGGAAAGTCGCGGGCGGATCACCCTCGCGTCCGACGACCCGTTCGACGATCCGCTCATCGATCCAAACTACCTCGAGAAGGAAGCGGACCTAGAGAAACTCGTCGAAGGCCTCAAACGGACGCGCGAGATCGGGCATGCGAGCGCGCTCGAGGAGTACCGCGGCGAGGAAGTGTGGCCAAAAGGCGAAGTCGAGAGCGACGAGGATCTACGCGAGCACATACGCGAGACTGTCCAGACGATCTACCATCCCGTCGGAACGTGCAAGATGGGCGACGACGAGATGGCCGTTGTCGACGAGCGTCTTCGCGTCCACGGCCTGAACGGCCTCCGCGTCGCCGACGCCTCGATTATGCCGCAGATTACGACTGGGAATACGAACGCGCCGACGATTGCAATCGCTGAGAAAGCCTCCGATATGATCCGAGATCTCGAGTAA
- a CDS encoding GMC family oxidoreductase yields MSAMYDYIIVGGGSAGCVLGHRLTESEDTDVLLLEAGEPAEDKDKVKDPTRVWDVLGSELDWKFETEPQPGMNGRTIDWPRGKALGGSSVINGMAYVRGHPYDYNNWADMGNEGWSYDDLLPYFKKSESLNADGDEAYHGDDGPLSVSRGTPGEFATTLVEAGNEAGLDVNMDFNGEQQEGIGYYHSTIKDGHRHSAAAAFIKPVLDRPNLHVETSAHVTELTFDGDRATGAVYEQDGTEHEVTVADGGEVVLSAGAIQSPQLLMLSGIGPADHLEEHGIDVKLDLPGVGRNLQDHLRVPVVYESTEPVGSPPEPMETEDGDQRGTRYDRVLVGAFERSDPDLPAPDLQYGLSPGSEEDPQAGFSIMTIPLRPVARGRVTLRSDDPYDDPVLDPKYMLEEKDVDDFITGIRRARRIGETDVLSEYREKEIKPGEDVQSDEGIAEYIRNNAVSGYHPTCTCKMGDDETAVVDDDLRVRGIDGLRVVDASVMPQIPSGNTNAPTIALVEKGADLIKNE; encoded by the coding sequence ATGTCTGCCATGTACGACTACATCATAGTCGGCGGTGGGAGCGCTGGGTGCGTTCTCGGCCACCGTCTGACCGAGTCCGAAGACACCGACGTATTGCTGCTGGAAGCGGGCGAACCCGCGGAAGACAAGGATAAAGTGAAAGATCCGACTCGAGTCTGGGACGTCCTCGGATCTGAACTCGACTGGAAATTCGAGACGGAACCCCAGCCGGGGATGAACGGGCGAACCATCGACTGGCCGCGCGGAAAGGCCCTCGGCGGCTCGAGCGTCATCAACGGAATGGCGTACGTCCGCGGCCATCCCTACGACTACAACAATTGGGCCGACATGGGCAACGAGGGATGGAGTTACGACGATCTGCTCCCGTATTTCAAGAAATCCGAGTCGCTGAACGCCGACGGGGACGAAGCGTACCACGGAGACGACGGGCCGTTGAGCGTCTCTCGCGGTACCCCCGGCGAGTTCGCTACAACGCTCGTCGAAGCCGGGAACGAGGCCGGCCTGGACGTCAACATGGACTTCAACGGGGAACAGCAGGAAGGGATCGGCTACTATCATTCGACGATCAAAGACGGCCACCGACACAGCGCCGCCGCGGCCTTCATCAAGCCGGTTCTCGATCGCCCGAACCTGCACGTCGAGACGAGCGCGCACGTCACCGAACTCACGTTCGACGGTGATCGGGCGACGGGAGCGGTGTACGAACAAGATGGGACCGAGCACGAGGTTACGGTTGCCGACGGCGGCGAGGTCGTTCTCTCTGCCGGAGCGATCCAATCGCCGCAACTGCTCATGCTCTCGGGAATCGGTCCGGCCGACCATTTGGAGGAACACGGGATCGACGTCAAACTCGACCTCCCCGGCGTCGGTCGCAACCTGCAGGACCACCTTCGCGTGCCGGTCGTCTACGAAAGCACAGAACCGGTCGGCTCGCCCCCGGAACCGATGGAGACGGAGGATGGAGACCAGCGTGGAACGCGGTACGATCGCGTCTTGGTCGGTGCGTTCGAGCGATCCGATCCCGACCTTCCCGCACCCGATCTTCAGTACGGATTGTCGCCGGGATCGGAGGAGGACCCTCAGGCCGGGTTCTCGATTATGACCATCCCGCTACGGCCAGTCGCTCGCGGGCGAGTTACGCTTCGCTCGGACGATCCGTACGACGATCCCGTGCTCGATCCCAAGTACATGCTCGAGGAGAAGGACGTCGACGACTTCATCACCGGGATCCGTCGTGCACGACGGATCGGAGAGACAGATGTTCTCTCTGAGTATCGAGAAAAAGAGATTAAACCCGGCGAGGACGTCCAGAGCGACGAGGGTATCGCCGAATACATTCGAAACAACGCCGTGTCGGGGTACCACCCGACCTGCACGTGCAAAATGGGCGACGACGAGACGGCCGTCGTCGACGACGACCTTCGAGTACGCGGTATCGACGGCCTCCGAGTCGTCGACGCGTCGGTGATGCCCCAGATCCCGAGTGGGAACACGAACGCCCCCACCATCGCGCTCGTCGAGAAGGGCGCTGACCTCATCAAGAACGAGTAG
- a CDS encoding 3-hydroxyacyl-CoA dehydrogenase/enoyl-CoA hydratase family protein: MVRELERVTVLGAGSMGHGIAEVAAIAGYDVCMRDIEESYVADGYEQLEWSVEKLAEKGQLGDDPDTILERVSTTTDLSRAVVDADIVIEAIPEDLEMKQGLFRDVEDAAEDDAILATNTSSLRVGDIAEPLKRPERFCGLHFFNPPVKMDLVEVASGEQTDDEVIDAAETFVESLDKTAVLVRKDVPEFVVNNVLVPFMEEAAWMFDEGKAEARQADAAMVFRRGYPMGPFELADFGGLDVLAHSREQWGKPLPDCVETRVANDDLGQKTGKGFYDYENGDTYQADGVDYEPGDGEGFDTLRIEARMVNEAARLVGQDVADPEDIDIAMRLGGGLPEGTCRTGDKLGLDRMLEKIESLYEETGAARYEPADYLVELVEAGHTGEDAGRGFYDYADGGPYHYIAHTLDDDGVLEVTFDREERLNALSTDMLAEIQRLLESVDTDEVACVTFEGAGDRAFSAGADITGFTIAEPTDLMEVDEAVETIYEFERPTIAKVDGLCLGGGFEITLACDIRIATEESKLGSPEINLGLIPGGGGTQRLVRLVGGPRTKELVFKGEQISAERAADWGILNRAVPADEFEATVDEFITTIANGPQTALKAAKRVINEGQDASLNTAIAMESQAFGLLATTDDMLEGVEAFTHDRDPQFD, from the coding sequence ATGGTACGTGAGCTAGAGCGCGTCACAGTGCTCGGAGCAGGCAGTATGGGTCATGGAATCGCTGAAGTAGCGGCAATCGCCGGCTACGACGTCTGCATGCGCGACATCGAGGAATCGTACGTGGCAGACGGTTACGAACAACTCGAGTGGAGCGTCGAGAAACTCGCAGAGAAGGGACAACTCGGCGACGATCCCGATACGATCCTCGAGCGCGTATCCACGACGACCGATCTTTCGCGGGCTGTCGTCGATGCGGACATCGTCATCGAGGCCATTCCGGAGGATCTGGAGATGAAGCAGGGTCTCTTCAGAGATGTCGAGGACGCCGCCGAGGACGACGCGATCCTGGCGACAAACACGTCGAGTCTCAGAGTCGGGGACATTGCAGAACCCCTCAAGCGTCCGGAGCGGTTCTGCGGACTTCACTTTTTCAACCCGCCGGTGAAGATGGACCTCGTCGAAGTCGCTTCCGGCGAGCAGACCGACGACGAGGTCATCGACGCGGCCGAGACGTTCGTCGAGTCACTGGACAAGACGGCCGTTCTCGTCCGGAAAGACGTACCCGAGTTCGTCGTGAACAACGTACTGGTCCCCTTCATGGAGGAAGCCGCGTGGATGTTCGACGAGGGGAAAGCGGAGGCTCGACAGGCTGACGCGGCCATGGTGTTCCGTCGGGGCTACCCGATGGGGCCGTTCGAACTCGCCGACTTCGGCGGTCTCGACGTGCTCGCACACAGTCGCGAACAGTGGGGAAAGCCCCTCCCCGACTGCGTCGAGACGCGCGTGGCGAACGATGACCTCGGTCAGAAGACCGGGAAGGGGTTTTACGACTACGAAAACGGAGACACATATCAGGCAGACGGCGTCGACTACGAACCCGGCGACGGCGAGGGCTTCGACACGCTCCGTATCGAGGCGCGGATGGTAAACGAGGCGGCGCGTCTCGTCGGTCAGGACGTCGCGGATCCCGAGGACATCGACATCGCGATGCGTCTCGGAGGCGGTCTCCCAGAGGGGACCTGCCGGACGGGTGACAAGCTCGGCCTCGATCGGATGCTCGAGAAGATCGAATCGCTCTACGAGGAGACCGGCGCGGCGCGCTACGAACCGGCCGACTACCTCGTCGAACTCGTCGAAGCCGGCCACACCGGGGAAGACGCCGGTCGGGGATTCTACGACTACGCCGACGGCGGCCCCTATCACTACATCGCTCACACGCTCGACGACGACGGCGTGCTCGAGGTGACCTTCGACCGCGAGGAGCGTCTGAACGCGCTCTCGACCGACATGCTAGCGGAGATCCAGCGGCTGCTCGAGTCGGTAGACACGGACGAGGTCGCCTGCGTGACCTTCGAGGGGGCCGGCGACAGGGCGTTCAGCGCCGGCGCCGATATCACCGGCTTCACGATCGCCGAACCAACCGATCTAATGGAGGTCGACGAGGCCGTCGAGACTATCTACGAGTTCGAACGGCCGACGATCGCGAAGGTCGACGGGCTCTGTCTGGGCGGCGGCTTCGAGATCACCCTCGCCTGTGACATCCGGATCGCGACCGAAGAGTCCAAGCTTGGGAGCCCGGAGATCAACCTGGGGCTCATCCCGGGCGGGGGCGGGACCCAGCGGCTCGTTCGCCTCGTCGGCGGGCCGCGCACGAAGGAACTCGTCTTCAAAGGCGAGCAGATCAGCGCCGAGCGCGCGGCCGACTGGGGGATCCTAAACCGGGCGGTGCCGGCCGACGAGTTCGAAGCGACGGTCGACGAGTTCATCACGACGATCGCGAACGGCCCGCAAACCGCGCTCAAAGCGGCGAAACGGGTCATCAATGAGGGGCAGGACGCGAGCCTGAATACGGCGATCGCGATGGAAAGTCAGGCGTTCGGCCTCCTGGCCACGACCGACGACATGCTCGAGGGGGTCGAGGCGTTCACGCACGATCGCGACCCGCAGTTCGACTAG